The following proteins are encoded in a genomic region of Sesamum indicum cultivar Zhongzhi No. 13 linkage group LG8, S_indicum_v1.0, whole genome shotgun sequence:
- the LOC105167720 gene encoding putative mannan endo-1,4-beta-mannosidase 9 has translation MWGKILGMSLVLAALLVACSEGRAVRGGFVGTRGSQFVVNGRPFYFNGFNSYWLMYMASDPSTRVKVSDTFVQAAKYGMNVARTWAFSDGGYRALQTAPGSYNEDMFKGLDFVVSEAKKHGIYLILSLVNNWEGFGGKKQYVQWARERGQYLNNEDEFFTNPIVKNYYKNHIKAVLNRVNTITGVAYKDDPTIFAWELMNEPRCQSDLSGKPIQDWVAEMSSYLKSMDKNHLLEIGMEGFYGESMPEKKQNNPGYEVGTDFIANNRIPQIDFATIHLYPDQWVSGSNDEAQNEFVEKWIQAHINDSKSIIRKPLVVSEFGKSSRSSGYTVEARDRYFGLIFNRVYGCARRRGPCGGALFWQVMAEGMENWSDGYEVVLEQSPTTVGVINQQSRRISSLNQ, from the exons ATGTGGGGAAAAATTTTGGGTATGAGTTTGGTTCTTGCAGCCCTTCTGGTGGCTTGTAGCGAGGGGAGGGCGGTACGAGGTGGTTTTGTTGGTACGAGGGGCAGCCAGTTTGTCGTCAATGGGAGGCCTTTCTACTTCAATGGCTTCAATTCTTACTGGCTAATGTACATGGCATCGGACCCATCGACTAGGGTTAAGGTGTCTGATACGTTTGTGCAAGCTGCCAAGTACGGGATGAATGTTGCGAGGACGTGGGCTTTTAGTGACGGTGGCTATAGGGCTCTCCAGACGGCTCCCGGCTCGTATAATGAGGATATGTTCAAG GGCTTGGATTTTGTGGTGTCTGAAGCGAAAAAACATGGGATTTATCTCATTTTGAGTTTGGTGAACAACTGGGAAggttttggagggaaaaaacAATATGTGCAATGGGCGAGAGAGAGGGGACAATACTTGAACAATGAGGATGAATTCTTCACAAATCCTATTGTCAAAAACTACTACAAAAATCACATCAag GCAGTGCTAAATAGAGTCAATACAATAACTGGGGTAGCTTACAAAGACGATCCCACCATATTTGCATGGGAGCTCATGAATGAACCTCGTTGCCAATCTGACCTCTCTGGAAAACCTATTCAG GATTGGGTGGCGGAAATGTCATCATACCTGAAATCAATGGACAAGAACCATCTCCTAGAAATCGGGATGGAAGGGTTCTACGGGGAGTCGATGCCcgaaaagaagcaaaataatCCTGGTTATGAAGTTGGAACTGATTTCATTGCCAATAATCGTATTCCTCAAATTGACTTTGCTACAATTCATCTCTACCCTGATCAATG GGTTTCTGGTTCAAATGACGAGGCTCAAAATGAATTCGTCGAGAAATGGATCCAAGCACACATAAACGATTCAAAATCAATCATCAGGAAGCCATTAGTGGTGAGTGAGTTCGGCAAGTCTTCAAGGTCATCGGGGTACACGGTCGAGGCCCGGGATAGGTACTTTGGGCTGATATTCAATAGGGTGTACGGCTGCGCAAGGAGGCGGGGCCCGTGCGGAGGTGCACTCTTCTGGCAAGTGATGGCTGAGGGAATGGAGAATTGGAGCGATGGTTATGAAGTCGTGTTGGAGCAAAGCCCGACTACCGTTGGTGTCATCAATCAGCAATCTCGTCGTATTTCTTCTctcaatcaataa